Below is a genomic region from Zea mays cultivar B73 chromosome 9, Zm-B73-REFERENCE-NAM-5.0, whole genome shotgun sequence.
CTATTGGATGCATTGGAAAGATCTGATGGCCTCATTGTGCCACCAGGTAATTCCATAACATGTTTGAATATGCTTTTAAATTACTTCACAATCAAACTAACTAGAATTCTTTGAACTAGGAAAATTCTATTTAGTTGACGCTGGTTATGTTGTTAGATCTAGATTTCTACCTCCATATCGTAGCACAAGATATCATCTAAGAGAATTTGGTGGAGGAAATCATCCACTCAATCCAAGAGAACTCTTCAATCTAAGGCATTCTTCCCTCCGAGTAACAATTGAGAGAGCTTTCGGTGCCTTGAAGAATAGATTCAAGATTCTATACAACAAGCCTTTTCATCCATATCCGACACAAGTTAAGCTTGTGTTAGCatgcaccatccttcacaactggATTCTTAGATATGGGCTGGATTCACATTTTCCTTCGGAAAACACTTGGGCTCCAAACATTGCCAATGTGGAAGGTGCCATTGATGCAGTTCATGATAACCAAACTTGGACCCAACAAAGAGATGCTATATCAACTCAAATGTGGCAGCATAGGGGGTCTAGCCGTGTGTAATTTCTTTGTGGTTTTATTCTAAGAAACATTGTACTCTGTAGTGATGTTTTTTGTTATCAGCCTTACAATATGAGAAACATTGTACTCTGCAGTGATGTTTTTTGTGGAACTTAATTATTTTTATATACTGAGAGAAATTGTGATCTGCAGTGATGTTTTTTGTTTGTTGTCTTGAAACTGTATCATTTTTTATATGCTGAGAGAAATTGTGATCTGCAGTGATGTTTTTTGTACTTTCTGCTTTGAAGCTTAATTATTTTTTATATGATGAGAAAACTGGTCCTATGCTATGATGCCATTTCATTACCTCTTCTTATGACTTCAATTTTATAAATGTCTTATCAATTGTATATAGACTATGGAAGTTGAGCAAGTTGATGTTGGTAGTACCTCAAGGACTGCCATGCGCTGGACCCCTGTGATGTCAGCCTATATCCTGAGGAAGTTTGCAAACTTGGTTGGGCAAGGAGTAAAAACGGATAAAGGGTTCAAGGAGGTCCATGTCAACTCTGTTGCCAAGGCACTGACTAAATTCAGTAGCCAAGAAGTCACAGGCACCCAAGTCTACAATCATTTGAGGAAGTGGCGTCAAAAATGGATCAGGGTTTGTAGGCTCAAGGACCTAAGCGGTGCTCATTGGGATGAGAATACATTCACAATCATCCTTGATGATGGGCACCTGCTGGGCCatacaaaagacaacccaaaggatgCTGAATTCCTCAATGTGCCAATTGAAAACTATGTGCAGATGCAAATTATATTTGGAGCTGGGCAGGCTACTGGCAAGTATGCCATGGCCTCAAATGAGCCCCTTGGCACCATCTCGGATATCACTGAAGGTGCTGGTGCATCTGAAGAACCATGTCTTGTTGGTACTAGTGCTACTGCCTCTGGTTCTACTGGTGCCAACCCTTCTCAtagtggtgctggtgctggtagtTCCTATGGATCATATGGAAAGAAAAAGAGACTCAGTGATGAAGAGTTGGGGATTATGACAGGGCTTACTGgagctgtgaacaaattggctgaAGCTGTCCAAGCACCTGTTGTAGTCCAGACCACAGATGTCCACCCTGATCTGTATCAAATTTGCATGAGTATTCTAGGTTTCACTGATGAGGAGTTGATGACTTGCCTTACCTACCTATTGGACAACAAAAGGCAAGGTGATGGCTTTGTGAAGATGGAGCCTAAACACCGTGTGCTTTGGCTAAGGCAGCACCTTGCAAAGATTTGAGCAGACCAGTCTTATGCCTATGATGCCTAATACCTTGCTCTATGTGTAGTACTTTGATCTATGCCTAATACTTTGCTCTATGCCTATGGCACTGAATCTGGAACTATGGATGATAATTAATAATTCTGAGACTTTTCTACCGGTCTGTGATGATTTTATATTGAACTGTTGCCTTTACTTGCCTATGATGATATGTTTTATAATGATGATCAATCAAGGGAGTATGACTTGTTGCTTTGTTTTCCTTGCTCATTTTATGAATTTTGCCTATGATGAAATATGTTTGACTGATGACCATTCATGGGAGGTTGACTTACTGCTTTGTTTTCCTTGCTCTTGGTTTTCTTCTTGGGTCAGGCAACCAAACATACTCTATTCTTTAATCAGATTTCTCCACCTGCCCTATGTTCTCCCATGTATGGTCAAATGAGGTGTTTATTCATACAAAACTGAGGCAATTTATTGTATTACTCTCATGAGTTGATCAAGTGATTTTAATTGATAATAATTTCTGAGGCAAACTATAGTTCATACAATTCTGGTTATGGTAAGTTgttacttctcttttcttctcaAGTGATTTTACTCTCATGATCAAGTGATTTTACTCTCATGActtccttctcttttcttctgTTTCAATTTCTGTTTCTGTTTACACTGGGTCATTGCAAGGAACCAGTGGTGTTTCTGTTTCTGTTTACTATCATACACAGAAACAACCTGTTACTATCAAGTGATCAACTGCACTGGCCTGGCCTAGCAATACACAGGTCTCATGACTTTTGTTAGTTTCAGTTTCTGTTTGTGTTTACTCTTGGTATTTTAAGCAGAGGATAGGCAAACACTTTTCATGAGATTTTCACTTGAAACAGCTAGTGTTTTACACAGTATACAGAGCTGACGCCTGCAAACACTTGAAACAGCGGGAGATTTTTCATGAGATTTTTCACTTGAAATAGCTGGTGTTTCACTTGAAACGCCTGCAAACAGAGCTGTTGTTGTCCCTTTTTCATGAGGTACCATGTTCGTCTGGTATTTGAGGATGGAAACAGCCTGTAGGGAATAGGCAAGATGTACCATATTTGTCTGTTTCTGTTTATTCAAATACTATAGTTCATATGATTGTAATTCAAATGATTGTAAATCATATTTAAATGATTGCAATTAGTTCATTTTATGGGTCAAAATCATATTTTTAGTTCAAATCTGTTGTAATTTGTTTAATAGCatttaaaattttgaaatttggcGGGAGCTTCATTTTACACGTGAAAACTGTCGGCAACCCAATTGGGCCAAGCTAAAAAAAGAGAACCAAACAATGTATAATATGGGTCTGGTTCATTTTGACCAGACAACCAAACATTGTTTGTTGGCTCTGTACATGCGGGCTCCCCTGAGTCTGGTCCTCTGACTAGGCCAGGCTCAGGCTGGGCCaggcaaccaaacacatcctaTGCGTTTCATGGATGGATTACATGATGATATAAAGTTGGTTATTATAGTCCACTGTCGTGCTACTTTGGATACTGCATGTTCCCTTGATCTGGTATAGGAAGAAGCACTAATGTTTGGACGAGGGCAGCTCAAATAGATAAGACTCTAGTCATGTTTGGTTCGTTACCTcaattgccacactttgcctaacttttttgtctaaggttagttattcaatttggacgactaaccttagacaaagtgtgacacatttagccacaaaccaaacatgcccatTGGTTTTGTACCAATAATATAGCAAAAACAAGCCACAAACACATCGGATGAAGTCAATGTACGAGAAGAAAATGCATACTCATGTACGAGAAGAAAAAGCATATACTTATTCAGTAGACGACAATATAATTCAAAACACACATACGTACTCATGTATTCATCAAGCTTGAGTTATAAATGCAGTACGAAGAATGGGAAGGTAATAGACTGCTTGATGACCATGGATAAGCTTGTTTAGTGTTCGTGTTACCTATTGGTGTCGAAGCAGACAACACTAGGGTCACACTAAGCATGGGTAGGAACCGGACAAGAAGCGATTAGCACAAGACCATGGCTGGCAGCAAGCCGTTGGCGCAGGGTCAGGgtgaaatcaataggaagagataAACGTAGGGTCTTGTTAGTGTTGGGCTGTTGGCTTTGTGCTTGTTGTGGGCATCAGTTTTGGGCTTCCTCAGCTCATTCCGGTTCGCGAGGAGCTCGTTAAATACAAGAGCTAAATTTACGGCTCCTTAAAAACTTAAAACACGTCGAGTAGTTGCGACTTCACTAGAGTTTCTGACTCAGGATTCATGACTTAGGATTCAAGATATCATGTTTCTTTGGAAGCGGATGTAGTTCGTGACTCGTGAGATGGGAGCGGCGGAGCTGATCGCCGGAATTCCCCACAAATCAAGCGTGGGAGCTCCGAACACAAGCCAGCAGCAACCTGGGCACGGCCGGCATCGGTCACGAGCGCAGGCGTAGGCGTAGGCTCACTAGTGCCGGATCCGGATCCATCCTGGACCGGATATCTTCTCTTTGGGGCGACGGGCCCTGCTGCCCTGTCTTGGTCCATAATCCCCTGGCACTGTCTCTTGTCGAGCTGTAGCATGTTGCTGTTGTCTCCTGCCCGACTCCTGGAAGAACACGTCAATCGCATGCAGTAGTCTCTGCTGCTCCGCTTGCGCCGTGCCAGAGTCTGTGCACTGGTTCACCATCAGGCCAAAGAGAGATGCGAGCACGTCATTGGTGCTTCTCGCGACTTTTTCAACCCTTTGCTCTGGCAACGGTGCTTTGGAGCTTCCCTCGTAGACCTGGCTTCTGCACACCTGCGCATGACATATCGATATGTATGAATATTATTAGACAAAATCAGATACACCACGGCAGGGGAATTCAAAAGGTGAACTAACACATGAACTTGATCATGCAAAACTATTTGTACGAGTAAGTACGACTGTACAATGCCATGGTGTAGGACTACAAAGAGACTTGCACAAACCTGCAACAAGTTATGTAGATCAACAATGTGCTCTTGACTGAGATACTTCCTAGCCATGAGCTCACTGAAGAGATTGATGATTTCTGCAGTAACATTCCTAGCAGAAAGATTAGCCACGATGCCAGATATCAGATGCCCATCAAACAACGATGTCAGCCAATCTGGCACTTGGCTCAGCCTGAGCAACGAAACAGCCATATTCGCAGCAAACTTCTGCTGACTGGAGAAAGATTTCGACGTCAAACCAGGAGCAGTCAAGGCCACAACAAATTCCTCCATTATTAGCCTAAACCATTTAGATTCTCTGACTGCCACCTTTTCTTGGCTTCCAAATTTCTCCCATCCCAAAATCACAGAGAGACAGGCACTGCAATTTCCAGCAACTTTACTGTCTTCACTGAACACCAATCCCTCTGTCACTGCAATAATGGACTTCAAATATCCCACAGAGCATCTTAACTCAGCATTATTACATGACCTTTGATCTGAAATTCTCGTGAGCAACTCCAACAGGCATTGTGAAGCAATAAGCTTAATAGAAGGTGAACCGAAGTGCATGAGACGGCATAAATCATGGCATGGAATACCGAGAACAGAAAATGACTGGACATCgtctgaatgctgaaggaagtcCTGCCAGTCAATACTTACCTCTAGAATGCTATGCAAACTGAAAACAAACAATACAATTTAGTGCCTCTAGAATATGCAAACTGAAAACACAGGCTACAATTAGTGCCTCTAGATTATGCAAACTGAAAACACAGGCTACAATTAGTGCCTATAGAGTATTATGAAAACTGAAAAGTGAAAATGCAGACCACAATTAGTGCAGACCCAAGCAAATAAAATGAAGCATGCAAGCAACAGCCCCATACCTTCTTAGAGAGAAGAACACCAATAGAAGTACAAGAATCAGGAATTCTCCAAAGGTTGTCTCCTGATTGTGTTGAAATAAAGATGGGCCTTTAACACAAGCGTTGTTTACTACAACATCTGTTAAAGAAACCAAAGAACTGTTCAATATTATGGCTTTTGCAGGCTCAATAAGAAAGTTGCTTGACGAATGATGTAAAACAAGGCATAGTATCCCAACTACTATCTTGTGTTCTTGGCCACTAGAGGTATAATCAATACCCGAACTGATAAATTCCAATAACTGCAAGCAAAAGTAATTTCTGAATCAGAAAAATTATAAATCTAACCAGTAATACAAATGCAATACTAGCTAGTGATGCATTCTTTTTGGAAAGCTGCACTGGTCTAAACAGACAACTAAGCGTTAATGATGTGGGATCCCTACCAAGTAATCCAAAGAAAGACAATATTTAAAACACTACGTGTACTGCACTGgaatttctttttttttcttgaaCACACAGGAGAGCcgtgtatcattatattaaaaaCAAAAATGGGACAACATGAAGTGACAACCACAAACATTGAAACACCCACACACACCACTATAATGTTCTGTGATTACATACGCACCTGTTAGAACTGAGCCAAGCAACCGACACCTAGACGCCAACCTACTTTGCTATATCCACAAGTTAGCCGAATAGGCATCCCATGAAGCTATTAATAGCCAGCGAATAATAATATTATCTGAATGTAACTTACGAGGTTCAAGTTAAATAGACAGAATAAGAGTACCTTTAGAACAAGAGGAAGCCATTCATCTTCCTGGCCAAATGTTGATGCATTTGCTGAGCATAAGATGTTAAAGATCAAATAGGAACAAACTGTTCTGCTCCTTGAAGAGTATGGTAAGCAATATATGCCATGGAATGAACCGATAATACCACATGATATAAATTGATCGGAAGAACATGGAGAGATCATGAGGATTTCAGCGATAACACTGACAACTGAAAATAACTCATCTTCTGTACCCTCCTTTAGCATCTGGTCTAGCAAGGACACCAGCAAAGACGAGATGGTGGTTTCTCCAGAAAGTGCAAGCTCCGCAATCATTTGCATGTCAACCAACTGACTGCTGTTTGAAAGCATGACAGTTTCATCTTCACAGAAAGTTCTACAAAACTTTAGCATCTGGAAGGCGAGTGGTTCCATAATTTCTTGCTTCTGAAAGAGCCATTTTATTGCTACCGAATGGACTCGAATCACAAGCAAATCCCAGTCCTTGTGTATGATTAAGTGGAATAGTGTATTCTCGGCTTCTGGACTGTGTGGAATGCTGCAGCTATGGGAAAGGCCTCTGATGAAGGCATAAAGATGGACCAGAAGCGTAAGCATAATGGAACCATTGATTTCATATGGAAAGGTCCCACCATTGAGGAGGATGTATTGCTCAACAGAAGCCAGAATTTGGTTGTTAGCACAGAGCCTGAATAGTTAAAACAATCGCCATATTAATATGTTTCTCTAATAATGTGTAAATGGTGAATTAAAAGTTGCAGCAGATGAATACCTTTCGTTGTAGAATGAACAGGCATACAATATAGAAAGAATAGCACATTGGCATGATGCCAAGTTGAAGTCTTCTGTGCTACATTGCCCAAGTAAATACATCATTTCTGTAGGGTCTGATGGCAGATAAATGTGTGCATCTCGAATTGTTTCCCCATAATTACATCCCAAAAGCCTGTCAACAATCAAACTGGTGACCAAACATACTAGTGATTTTACATGATCGGTAGGAAATAAGCCCATGAATCCAAATGACAAGCTAAACCATGATGATGATGCTAGCAATTCAGCGAATTTTAATGGCTTTTTGTCAGATGCCCTTGACAAAATAATTTGGAAAATCTGAAGGATCTCAGCCAATGTTTCTTCATCATTACCGTCAACCACAGCACTTTCAAGCCATTGCAGTAAAATTGT
It encodes:
- the LOC103638879 gene encoding protein PUTATIVE RECOMBINATION INITIATION DEFECT 1 isoform X1, with protein sequence MESDGDTSPPRPPTPAPVRACGAGHPASHSLPTSAGGRVCLSCVVALLSSAGNASTPSHHVAHALANLSLALADPAFLRPLRAAHPHLLAAPLAEALEGAAERRDAALAAQACDVAADLAAVVGAPADSELVARLARVLSSGSLVKHLHTLHCLGLLLNSTKDAGAYIGDKCSLFLNLVNDLRLPSDEIRGEILFVLYKLALLNATPWDDICETGDLDLLAIGRSLLQLSLEVLLKTQNDAVRLNCIALLLTLAKKEPFDHLLISNQSSNKCIEAESMQTDYMSLNASLVLFAEAVKGSLLSTNLEVQAGTLDLIFHFLSSDANICALLQTLIDENVADYIFEVLRLSGNNDLLVISSIRVLLLFARSEENFKEKLAIGFSTLLPVLHYVAEIPFHPVQSHVLRLVWICMANCSGILSLPQEEQIACTLTAILRRNLNGELDMSSETFILVCSILIEILKSPHAHDIEKLPSFIEEASKYAISSTLSHGYDSTILSTHSLLLLKEALIFCLEGSKYNIARTKDLEDSIMGTCGTILLQWLESAVVDGNDEETLAEILQIFQIILSRASDKKPLKFAELLASSSWFSLSFGFMGLFPTDHVKSLVCLVTSLIVDRLLGCNYGETIRDAHIYLPSDPTEMMYLLGQCSTEDFNLASCQCAILSILYACSFYNERLCANNQILASVEQYILLNGGTFPYEINGSIMLTLLVHLYAFIRGLSHSCSIPHSPEAENTLFHLIIHKDWDLLVIRVHSVAIKWLFQKQEIMEPLAFQMLKFCRTFCEDETVMLSNSSQLVDMQMIAELALSGETTISSLLVSLLDQMLKEGTEDELFSVVSVIAEILMISPCSSDQFISCGIIGSFHGIYCLPYSSRSRTVCSYLIFNILCSANASTFGQEDEWLPLVLKLLEFISSGIDYTSSGQEHKIVVGILCLVLHHSSSNFLIEPAKAIILNSSLVSLTDVVVNNACVKGPSLFQHNQETTFGEFLILVLLLVFFSLRSLHSILEVSIDWQDFLQHSDDVQSFSVLGIPCHDLCRLMHFGSPSIKLIASQCLLELLTRISDQRSCNNAELRCSVGYLKSIIAVTEGLVFSEDSKVAGNCSACLSVILGWEKFGSQEKVAVRESKWFRLIMEEFVVALTAPGLTSKSFSSQQKFAANMAVSLLRLSQVPDWLTSLFDGHLISGIVANLSARNVTAEIINLFSELMARKYLSQEHIVDLHNLLQVCRSQVYEGSSKAPLPEQRVEKVARSTNDVLASLFGLMVNQCTDSGTAQAEQQRLLHAIDVFFQESGRRQQQHATARQETVPGDYGPRQGSRARRPKEKISGPGWIRIRH
- the LOC103638879 gene encoding protein PUTATIVE RECOMBINATION INITIATION DEFECT 1 isoform X2; the encoded protein is MESDGDTSPPRPPTPAPVRACGAGHPASHSLPTSAGGRVCLSCVVALLSSAGNASTPSHHVAHALANLSLALADPAFLRPLRAAHPHLLAAPLAEALEGAAERRDAALAAQACDVAADLAAVVGAPADSELVARLARVLSSGSLVKHLHTLHCLGLLLNSTKDAGAYIGDKCSLFLNLVNDLRLPSDEIRGEILFVLYKLALLNATPWDDICETGDLDLLAIGRSLLQLSLEVLLKTQNDAVRLNCIALLLTLAKKEPFDHLLISNQSSNKCIEAESMQTDYMSLNASLVLFAEAVKGSLLSTNLEVQAGTLDLIFHFLSSDANICALLQTLIDENVADYIFEVLRLSGNNDLLVISSIRVLLLFARSEENFKEKLAIGFSTLLPVLHYVAEIPFHPVQSHVLRLVWICMANCSGILSLPQEEQIACTLTAILRRNLNGELDMSSETFILVCSILIEILKSPHAHDIEKLPSFIEEASKYAISSTLSHGLLGCNYGETIRDAHIYLPSDPTEMMYLLGQCSTEDFNLASCQCAILSILYACSFYNERLCANNQILASVEQYILLNGGTFPYEINGSIMLTLLVHLYAFIRGLSHSCSIPHSPEAENTLFHLIIHKDWDLLVIRVHSVAIKWLFQKQEIMEPLAFQMLKFCRTFCEDETVMLSNSSQLVDMQMIAELALSGETTISSLLVSLLDQMLKEGTEDELFSVVSVIAEILMISPCSSDQFISCGIIGSFHGIYCLPYSSRSRTVCSYLIFNILCSANASTFGQEDEWLPLVLKLLEFISSGIDYTSSGQEHKIVVGILCLVLHHSSSNFLIEPAKAIILNSSLVSLTDVVVNNACVKGPSLFQHNQETTFGEFLILVLLLVFFSLRSLHSILEVSIDWQDFLQHSDDVQSFSVLGIPCHDLCRLMHFGSPSIKLIASQCLLELLTRISDQRSCNNAELRCSVGYLKSIIAVTEGLVFSEDSKVAGNCSACLSVILGWEKFGSQEKVAVRESKWFRLIMEEFVVALTAPGLTSKSFSSQQKFAANMAVSLLRLSQVPDWLTSLFDGHLISGIVANLSARNVTAEIINLFSELMARKYLSQEHIVDLHNLLQVCRSQVYEGSSKAPLPEQRVEKVARSTNDVLASLFGLMVNQCTDSGTAQAEQQRLLHAIDVFFQESGRRQQQHATARQETVPGDYGPRQGSRARRPKEKISGPGWIRIRH
- the LOC103638879 gene encoding protein PUTATIVE RECOMBINATION INITIATION DEFECT 1 isoform X3, which translates into the protein MQTDYMSLNASLVLFAEAVKGSLLSTNLEVQAGTLDLIFHFLSSDANICALLQTLIDENVADYIFEVLRLSGNNDLLVISSIRVLLLFARSEENFKEKLAIGFSTLLPVLHYVAEIPFHPVQSHVLRLVWICMANCSGILSLPQEEQIACTLTAILRRNLNGELDMSSETFILVCSILIEILKSPHAHDIEKLPSFIEEASKYAISSTLSHGYDSTILSTHSLLLLKEALIFCLEGSKYNIARTKDLEDSIMGTCGTILLQWLESAVVDGNDEETLAEILQIFQIILSRASDKKPLKFAELLASSSWFSLSFGFMGLFPTDHVKSLVCLVTSLIVDRLLGCNYGETIRDAHIYLPSDPTEMMYLLGQCSTEDFNLASCQCAILSILYACSFYNERLCANNQILASVEQYILLNGGTFPYEINGSIMLTLLVHLYAFIRGLSHSCSIPHSPEAENTLFHLIIHKDWDLLVIRVHSVAIKWLFQKQEIMEPLAFQMLKFCRTFCEDETVMLSNSSQLVDMQMIAELALSGETTISSLLVSLLDQMLKEGTEDELFSVVSVIAEILMISPCSSDQFISCGIIGSFHGIYCLPYSSRSRTVCSYLIFNILCSANASTFGQEDEWLPLVLKLLEFISSGIDYTSSGQEHKIVVGILCLVLHHSSSNFLIEPAKAIILNSSLVSLTDVVVNNACVKGPSLFQHNQETTFGEFLILVLLLVFFSLRSLHSILEVSIDWQDFLQHSDDVQSFSVLGIPCHDLCRLMHFGSPSIKLIASQCLLELLTRISDQRSCNNAELRCSVGYLKSIIAVTEGLVFSEDSKVAGNCSACLSVILGWEKFGSQEKVAVRESKWFRLIMEEFVVALTAPGLTSKSFSSQQKFAANMAVSLLRLSQVPDWLTSLFDGHLISGIVANLSARNVTAEIINLFSELMARKYLSQEHIVDLHNLLQVCRSQVYEGSSKAPLPEQRVEKVARSTNDVLASLFGLMVNQCTDSGTAQAEQQRLLHAIDVFFQESGRRQQQHATARQETVPGDYGPRQGSRARRPKEKISGPGWIRIRH